A window from Salvia miltiorrhiza cultivar Shanhuang (shh) chromosome 2, IMPLAD_Smil_shh, whole genome shotgun sequence encodes these proteins:
- the LOC131010915 gene encoding uncharacterized protein LOC131010915 — protein MSEPDGEGTGISRHVGGSQSTRILQQYMSLDPGTPQDAPNYATFLRLHTYADGSYTSERDARIDAEVHRLAAATGRHERLDEVYLEVVRIDRSRIYGVGSAGQSQASRGSIRSTGSSAVSQQLYETRISTLEEQLAAEQAQRQQMEERMAAEEAQRQQMQDRMAQMEAFMRMYNTQPPPHPDADDDDDDDA, from the exons atgtccgagcccgatggggagggtacagggatcagtaggcacgtgggcgggtcccagtcgactcgtatcctgcagcagtatatg agcttggatcctggtactccccaggatgcaccgaactatgccaccttcctccgcctccacacgtacgccgacggaagttatacgtcggagagagatgctagaattgac gccgaggttcatcgactggccgctgccacaggacgacatgagcggctagacgaggtgtatttggaggtggtgcgaattgataggtcacggatctacggcgtcgggagtgccgggcagagtcaggctagtagggggtctatccgcagcacgggcagttctgcggtgtctcagcagctttatgagacacggatctccacgctggaggagcaattggcggcagagcaagcacaacgccaacagatggaggagcgcatggcggcagaggaagcacaacgccaacagatgcaggaccgcatggctcaaatggaggcgtttatgaggatgtataataCTCAGCCACCTCCACaccctgatgccgatgatgatgatgatgatgatgcttag